The stretch of DNA TCGTATGCGTTCCCATCCCCCCCGAAGCGGACCCCAGCTGCTACTCCCCGCCCGGCCCGACTCACGGCTCCGCCGCTAACGGCCACGGATACAACGGCAACAATCGCAAGATCCTGATCTCGGATGAGGCCAAAGCCACCATCCTGCACCTCCGCGAGAGCCTGGTCCGGCAAAAGGAGACCATCCTGGACCAGCGGGAGACCATCAGGGAGCTCACCGCCAAGCTCACGTTGTGCGAGGGCTTCGGCGGCCACCGCGGCAACGGTCATCACGACGACCACCACGGCAACGGTCATCACGACGACCATCACGACGACCACCACGACGACCACCACGACGACCATCACGACGACCATCACGACGACCACCACGACACCCACCACGGCTACCACGGCAGCGACCACCACTTCTCCCAGGGCGGCCATAGGTCGGACCCCCATCACCGGGAATCGCACGGCAAACACGGCTCCTTCTCACCGGAGCAGGCCAGGAAGACCGTGCAGACCCTGAAGGAGCGTCTTGAGAGCTTGCAGGTAAGATACGTTCAGACACTTTGACTGCAACGCGTGACGGGGGCAAAGCGCCACTCAGAACATGCTAAAAAGCCACCCAAACGGTCAAAGCGCCACTAAGAACATGCTAAAAAGCCAACCAAACGGCGAGGCCGACTTGAAGCCAAGCCAGGATTGACACCCCAATAGGACCTTCCTCTAGCAGGCTAGCTTCCCAGAGGGGTGCGAGCAGGCATCACCTCCAATTAGCTTGATCCTGCCCGACGAGGCTATTAATCGCGCCGCGCGCTGGCAGGAAACAAAGCCGGATTTTCAGATGAGCGAGCCAGGAGCGACTCAGGGAGAGGAGTGAAGAAAAGATCTCCGTCCCCAATTTGTAGAGTATCATGTATCATGACATTGAGTCAATATGGCCATTCCTACACAAACAAGCTCATCCACTTATGTGGGAACAGGAAAGAATTTGAATAAAGGAAAAGTGAGGACTGGTTCTCCCCGTCTCTCCACGTTGACTTTCCAAATGTTTGTGTCCAGGCAAGGAACTCTACCAGCTCCTACTCCAGCTCTTTGAGAGAACTCCTCCAGCGCAAAATCAGCGCCCTGGAGGAGCAGCTGCACAGCTACTACAGGGACCACCACGACGACcaccacgacgacgaccaccACGACGACCACCACGACGACCACCACGACGATCACCACGATGACCACCACCGCGACAACCACCGCGACAACCACCGTGACAACCACCGTGACAACCACCATGACAACCACCGCGACGAACATCACGGCACTTACCACGGGAGCCGTCATCACAACCCCCGCACACGCCACCCCAGGCCTTCCTACGGCCACCGCGACTGGCACAGCAGGGTCCGCTATTCAGGCCACTACGCCAACCACCGCAACGACCACCGCGACGAACACCATGACAATCACCGCTATGATCACCATTATGACCACCATGACGACCACCACGGCGACGACCATCACGACGACGACCACCACGATGACCACCACGACGACCACCACGACGACCACCACGACGACCACACTGACCACCACGACGACCACACTGACCACCACGACAATGACCACGACGACCACCATGACGACCACCCTCGTCGCCTTCCATTCAGCAGCAAGGAAACGAGTCCGCGCAACGGCGGCGGACACGGCAAACTGGAAACGGTCCTCAGCCAACTGCACCTTAGCCACTCTGAACACGGTTAGCATCTTAGCACGACACTCTTCACAACAATCTAGGCTAGCTGTCATTAATTAAGTGACTCAATTTactcctttaaaaacgacctcATGTAGTCCTGCTATCCACATATgcggaaaacacattttaagccACGTCTGCCACAATATTCACATTTGCTGTGTCCCAACtacatgattattattattattattattcttttgatGGAATGACAATTGTAAAATGCTCAccaaagccaaatgaataacatcaaAGTAAACCCAAAGTGAAATACAGTCTGGTTAGAGACAGCTTCAGGAGGGTCCTACAAAGGGTTAATCTATGGCGTGGTGTCAGCAGGAGGCCACAAGAAGCTGAAGAGCCCCAACGCCTTCCTGCTGGACTTCCCCATGAGGACTAACTACATGTACGCCAGGATGAAGCGCTCGCTGACGACAGAGCTCTTCGCCCTGACCGCCTGCCTGCGCCTGAAAGGGGGCACCGGCACCGGCGCCGGCCCGGGGGTGGGGACGCCTTTCTCCTACGCCATACCGGGTCAAGCCAACGAGCTGGTGCTCATCCAGTGGGGCGCCAACCCCATGGAGCTGTTGGTCAATGACAAGGTCGGTCCGTCCGTCAAAATAATGGTTAATAAATGGGAATTAATTGCTTAGCTATCCTTTTGTCGATTCATCATCGTGGCGGAGCATTTTACAGAATTTGCTCATCTCTAATTCTGAGA from Stigmatopora argus isolate UIUO_Sarg chromosome 21, RoL_Sarg_1.0, whole genome shotgun sequence encodes:
- the LOC144066666 gene encoding neuronal pentraxin-2-like, whose amino-acid sequence is MALFPATLKPHGTSRASVKESFGSKAKMTRGIGHPAPESKLPRVLALRWLVIYYVLFSSKASGSLLGTEHDYGSSPKFVCVPIPPEADPSCYSPPGPTHGSAANGHGYNGNNRKILISDEAKATILHLRESLVRQKETILDQRETIRELTAKLTLCEGFGGHRGNGHHDDHHGNGHHDDHHDDHHDDHHDDHHDDHHDDHHDTHHGYHGSDHHFSQGGHRSDPHHRESHGKHGSFSPEQARKTVQTLKERLESLQARNSTSSYSSSLRELLQRKISALEEQLHSYYRDHHDDHHDDDHHDDHHDDHHDDHHDDHHRDNHHDDHHGDDHHDDDHHDDHHDDHHDDHHDDHTDHHDDHTDHHDNDHDDHHDDHPRRLPFSSKETSPRNGGGHGKLETVLSQLHLSHSEHGGHKKLKSPNAFLLDFPMRTNYMYARMKRSLTTELFALTACLRLKGGTGTGAGPGVGTPFSYAIPGQANELVLIQWGANPMELLVNDKAVTLPVTLSDRKWHHLCVTWATRDGVWEVYQDGARKGSGQNLAAWHAIQPGGMFLLGQEQDTMGGRFDVTQSFTGELSDVQVWSRVLTASEIHEQASCGAHSSGDVASWESEDVELHGGLAEFPFDPCH